In Melanotaenia boesemani isolate fMelBoe1 chromosome 1, fMelBoe1.pri, whole genome shotgun sequence, the genomic window GGTAAGCCTTTAAGATTCGACTAGTCAGAATCCCCAAATCCTCTCATTCTCAGGAGGACACTTTTTCCAGGAGAAAGTTCTCCTTCATGCTGAAATAATTACAAACTGTTTATAGTTATGATGGGTACAAGGCTAGTCTGCTGGTACctaagtttaaaattaaataactgaaGATGAACATGCTAAGTCCacttaaggagaaaaaaaagactcctGTCAATGTGAAAGCCAGGCAAGTCTGTTTTCTGTACAACTAGCCATACTATGGAAAGACCCAAGTGTTACCAAAAGCCACCAGGGGCGCCAGATATCTGTAGACAATCCCATAAGTCATATTTGTTTAGATGAAGATTGAAATTTTTGCTGTTATCTGCAATTAAAGACTGTAGCTGGAATTAAACAGCCTCTTAAAAAgaggcttttctttctttaaaacatttttatgtgtataaatgtgtttgGTTGTAGGTCCATCTCTGTCCCTTACGCCTACCAGTGTTGTGCATTTGTTGGATGTGACTCATTGAAGAGTTCTTCTGAAGAAGCTGACATGAAGAAATCTACAGGTGCGAATGTTTCAGACTgctttttctttggaactgaaTAGTTGACAATACTAAACAAACTGGTTACAAATTAACGCAGATAAAAGTGTGCAATGAAATTTCTTCAGTGTTTAGTGGCAACATAGTGACAGAAAATCCTTTTCAAGTTGTTTAAGAggtttttcttactttcttgGATCACTTCTTTGTAGTAAATACCCGGAGCTGCAGTTTTTTGTGACAATACAAACAAGAAGATGGAACTTAAGCTAAAAATTGGGCTGGGTATCACCACTAATTCCCTGAATTGATTCAGTTTGGTTTACAACAGCCtgattctgttttaattaaatcccATTTGATGTCAAtccatttacagatatttatgttaCACCAATTCTTCTTGActtttaaagacattctcagataactagGTGATGTCTACATGTGCAGCCAGGGACACACAGAGCTGCTATGACATGCCATCATGTAAatcagactgttttttttttatgaaatgacAAATTGTAAATCTGTTCTATAGAAAATGAGACTTTGAATAACTTCTGTTGTGACTTGGCTctgtacagaaaacaaaatcaaaataaaataacctgACCTCGTAGTGGGAATGGTGGGTCTTGTTATAAATGTTGGGGAAAACCTGCCTATCCATTATCGGATTTATTTTGGAGCACAAAAGTGTGTGGTCATGTCACTTCCTGCCATTTTCAAAACATTCtgtgtttgttgaacatggtggAGCACTCGGTcgtagcgttagctgctaatgtgcgAGGTAACACACtgctaaatagtttacaggtgaatgtTCAATTCAATGGTAAATGCAAAAATTAGAATTTGGCATAATCTTGGCAAGAGAAAGTGATTTTGGACAGAAGTGACACAGGCACAggtatatatgctaagatctcaccAGGTATTAGTAAGAGTAGGGCCCCTGTTgtcaccaaaaaagaaaaaaatgatcttCAAGTTTTGGATTGTTGCATTTGAATCAATTCAAAtctattcatttctttttaacccAGCCCTAGCTAAAAACACttacaaacaacacaaacttgACAGTTTATACTGAAAAAgtgattttttcatttatttatttttttgataaTTTTGATCccctttttaaatatctgtgctTTTGTTATTTCAGGTGGGGAGGATGGGGAACGAATCTCAATGATTATGCATTGCTCACCTTCACCAGGTAAACCGTGGTTAACAGCTTTGATTCTGTGTATTCATGTTAACCAAATAATACTGAAAAGCTTTGAAATTATTCAGACACAACTGTGTGAAGTGTTGCAATTTTTGTGAAGCCAcattgtttctttctttaggAGCCTTTAAGCCTTGTGAGCACCTCCTGGGTAACTGGATGATTCGTCTGACAGTCTGGTTTATCTGCCTGGTGTCGCTGGTCTTTAACAGCCTGGTGCTGGTTGTCACGCTCTCTCCCATTCAACGAGCAGCTGGTCATTCCCACGACCTGACTCCATCTCTGTCTCCAGCCAGACTGCTGATGGGACTTCTGGCCCTGGCCAACTTACTCACAGGCTTGTATGTTGGTGTGCTGACCGTGCTGGATGCTGCTACTTGGGGATCCTTCGCTGAGTTCGGAGTGTGGTGGGAGATGGGCCCTGGTTGTCAAATCACAGGAGCTCTGGCCGTCTTCTCATCTGAGTGGTCAGTTTTGTTGCTGTCGCTGGCAGCCGTGGAGCGCAGCGTGGCTGTGCGGATGATTCTAGGAAAGGCAATGATGTTGCCCAGGAGGAATGGCAGCAACCATCGCAGATACTTCAGGAGAAATCGACGCTTCAGCCTGGCTGCAGCGCTGCTGGGGCTGCTGGCTGCTGCTGGAGCTTGCCTGCCTCTGCTAACAGTCACCGAGCAGTCCTCATCTCCTCTCTGCCTGCCATTTGCTGGTGGAGAGAGTCCAGCTCTGAGTGTTACAGTCATTCTCGTGCTGCTCAACGCCCTGGCTTATCTGTTCACAGCTGCAGTTTACACCCAGCTGTACTGCCACCTTGGCCGGGTGGAGCTGGCGGATCCAGAACAGACAGGTGCCCTGCGCCATGTGGCTTGGCTAATCTTCACCAACTGCATCTTCTTCTGCCCAGTGGCAGCTTTCTCCTTTGCCCCTCTGTTGACCGGCTCGACAGCTGGTGGCCCAGAGATTGCAAAGTCTGTCACTCTCATTTTCTTCCCGCTGCCTGCATGTCTGAACCCGGTGTTGTATGTGTTCTTCAGCCCGGCCTTCAGAGAGGACTGGTTGAGACTACGTGGTCTTGGAGGTTTGACCAGGGAGGTCAAGGCTGGTGCTGAAAGTCACTGCGATGACAGTGGTGGAGGTTCAGAGCTCACAGACAGAGGCTCCTCCACCCATCTGGGCTTTGACTGTGGTGTATACTCACAGCTATGTGGAGAGATGGTTGTATGTGAGCAGTGTGAGGCAGCACTGCATGCCAGGACCTGCTCTTCTCCCTCCTCCACAGTCTGTAGACATTTGGTAAAGTCTCACAGCTGTCCCACCCTCCTGGCTGGAGCTGCAGTGTGCCAGCGCTCTGAGGGGTTTTGGGCAGACAGCGGCACACCCTCTGCTCAGTCTGAGTACGCCGACGAGGGAGACTCATTTGTGTCAGACAGTTCGGACCAGGTTCAGGCCTGTGGCAGAGCCTGCTTCTGCCAAAGTAGAGGCCTTCCACTTGTACACTACCCATACAACATACCTCGAGTCAAGGACTAAGGACGCCCCAGAGCTCCACCACTTGTGTGCACAGGTTTTTCATGTGAATTTAGATTCTCCAAgagtataatttttttttaaaatatcaaataagaAAATGTGCCAACTACCCTGTAAATCATCAAGCACTTATGTATGTAATTACTGTGTTAACAAATGCAACCAATCATTTAAAGGgaatttggcttttttatgttaGAGATGATCTCTAAATGAAATGAACTGAGCGTGTCATCTTGCAAAAGAATATTTTGCCACTGGTGCCTGCCTGCCTCATGCTTTCAACTGGTTTGAGGATGTTGATGCAAGTGTGTGTGAAGattctgtgatttttttcttttgtattgtaCTCAtaagctttttaaattttaattattcatttaatttgtagAAATATAAAACTCCTCCACAGCAACAATAGATTTTATACTTTATGCCATCAGGGGCGAATAGTGTACAGTGTTTGGCCCTATCTTGGCTGGGAATGATAGATCGGTCAGTCTATGATAAACATGTCTTTGCTTTAAATTCCTAAGACTAAGAATGTGATAAAAGTAGCAGACATCACTGTTTTAGCAATAAATGTGCTTGCTGGTTTTgatgttatttattgtttgagCAGCGGGCGTGTGTGGGTGGAGATGGTGAATGATAAGTAAAGAAGACGACTTGACACGTATTCACCAAAGCAACACCTCTCTGCTGATTTTGTGACAGACAAGAAGACACACAGGTTTAGGTCATTTATTTGTTGATTGTTAAATCCACTTTAAGCCTTATTTTTGGccattattttgtgtgtgtgctcgcATGTGTAgcgttttttgttttgctttttttccccaatcAAAACATCTGCCTTCAATCTGCAGAGCAAATTTTTCTGTTAAGACTTGCAGAACTCCTCATGTTTAGATGAGATCCGATTTTGATCTGATGTTCAAATTAATTTTGGCATGTGGATCGTTTGCTCTGTGTTGTTAAATATTGTTTGAAAAGTACAGAGAGCCTAATGAATAAGAACTGCTTAGTGATATTAAAGCATAACCATGCACAGGAaatccccccccaaaaaatttCTATAAATCTATTAAAATAGATTTTGGCTCCTAGAACAACTCAAACTTATGAATACTTTCCAAGTTAAACGCAAAAGTAATCCCACTTTTCCTTTTGCTTGATTGGAAGGCAGCATGTGACTGGCTGCCAGCTGAGTCAATAAGATGGTGTGTACGCAAGGCTAAAAAGCACAAAATGGACCAGTATAATTAAGCATCTGCTGTTTGTTCTTGttcaaatttttttctttgtgtttgtgtacctGCTCTACAGTGACCCGTAAATGTGTAATGatgttagattaaaaaaaaaaaaaaaactttttttttttatataagtgCAGTTTTATCATCAGCAGGTGACTCATTTGTTCATTTCAGTGCATAGTGATTTCATTTCCATTGTATACATCACTAGACAGCattgttgtaaaataaataaatctagaTCTGTTTTCATTCTGATTTCTGACCTGAGTGAAACTCTGTAACGAAGGCCTGACTAATGTGTGATGTGCTGGAGCATGACTGTACACATTAAGGTGGTTACACCCTCAGAGCATCTATCCACAAGTGCACATCATGTGAGTGCTCAGGAATTTAGGCAATGTAGGGAAGCGTTCTCTTCCAACAGGATGTTCTTGTGGCTTTTTTAAATGCACCgttctgttttaaatgttatgaatttactttgttttcatgACGCGTTGCCTCGACTAGATGTGTAAATTTGCAACAACCAAAAAATGTGGATTGATTGAGACGAATGATGTCCCATCAGGTGAAAATGTACACATCTTTCAGTGGTTTGGTTGCTTTTGCATTTGTATGTAAATTATTTGAAAAGATAACAAGTAATCAAGAATGGGATGTTAAGTAAGGAAGCTACCTCCTCGACTGTAGTGGTTGCCAACAGTGCTTTGTAAAAGAGTCTGTTTCATGTGTCCTTCTTTGTTCGCATTCTTGGCTTTATCTTCTTATATCTGGCTGTACATCATTTATAGTTATGTGCAAATTCTGGGAGGAATCTATGTACTGTATactgtgattgttttttttattataattattttttaaccaaacCATAaactattaaatgttttatcttttatagaTACAAAGTTGCAGAATAatagattataaaataaaatattttgttttaatttcagttcaAATTTAATCTTATCCTTAGTTTTTCATCCCAGATCTccctgtttttattctgtttaagtaggaaatcaatttaattttgaatgaaTAAAGTTGAAATAAAATTACTGTTATATTTTTCCTTGTGTCACAGGCAAACCTTTCTTATTGATGCACTTTTACAAGCTTGAACTTGCAGCATCGCTCATGTCGTGGTGTTGATTCTCCAACCAGGAgtggagtttacatgttctTCCCTGGTATATGCTGGTTCTCACCAGGCAATCTGGCtttctcccacagtccaaaaccaTTCACGTTAAGTTAATTGGAGTCTGTAAAATGTCTCCAGGTGTGAGTGTGAGTATGAATggttgtttctcttctttctcaaggtaaaaaaaaacaaatatcttcTACCCTAACCTTTGTCTGAAAGAAGAACCTGTTAATATAAAGTAGAGCAATGTTTACAGACTGAGTTTATTATATAAAATGTCCTTCATATAAGCTGGAAAATAAAAGgacaacatttattattttaaaaggaaactTGGGACAGTTCGATAAGCATGGGCACATGGGGTGGGACAGAGTCAAAACATACAAGGCTGCACTGCCTGGACTAACTATCAGAAAGCCAATGACTCAATGCCTGACACATGGATACTGGAATGCCTGCAACTCTACAAAATCAACAGAACTCTAAAAGCCTTCATTTATACCTTAATGGGACTGTGGAAAACGTCTCTAGAGACCTTAAAGCCACAAATTACCATCAAGTCTTCTAAGAAGATGCTCTGTCCCCCTAAACCCCTCAGGCAGAATGACTGTGGATAACAGTTCCTCCGTAGAGCACGTGGTCCTTCGTCCTCTTCTAAAGTGAGCTGTTTTTGGTGATTAGAGAAAAATAGTATTTTGAATTATATCAAGAAACAGACTTTAACTTTTGATGTCCAGCTTAGCTTTGAACAGCAGAGCCTTTTCATTTGTAACGTGGTTTCCGAAGAACACTTCAAACACCTGACAAACGAAGCTGCCAGCCATTTGTTATGTGTGGTACCACTGAGACATGTACAGTACGTACTAGATCTTTTGCAGCTATACATTGAGAGGACACAGAAAACTTACACTGACTACATTAAAGGAATCATTGTTGAGATTTTGCTGCCACTGTCATGAGATGAGGGCTGCTGACATATGTCCCCGTAAGCAAAAGGGCATCCCACTGTGACCTGCACATTAGGAAAACGCTGCACACCTCTGACGTTAGTGAGGCTTTGATCCAATAAATCTAAGCTCTCAACAACTCAGAAAGGATGACTTGAtagaagatgtttgcagaagaagaaagtggtgcaaaaacaaagataatgtGGATTTTATCATTTCGTTGCTTTTATTGATTACACTGTAGGACAGTTTGTGATTcagacagtttttaatgatgaaaCAGTCAACATGCTGGAATCCATCATCCCGTCAGTCACAGCTAGAGCCTCTCACTTCTTTacgtctttcttttcttcttttgctatTTGAGCTGCAAAAAGGAAGACATCAAGACATGAAAGAGCACAACAGAAATATTACAAATTGTACAAACTATATTGTCAACTAG contains:
- the lgr4 gene encoding leucine-rich repeat-containing G-protein coupled receptor 4; translation: MRVDLFWMCLWCFLRLSACGQGQSTAVCSPSCNCDEDWGADCSGRGLTTVPTGLGAFTYYLDLSMNNITELPAYVFKNFPYLEELRLAGNDLTFIHPDALSGLHQLKVLMLQNNQLKSVPSAALKSLHSLQSLRLDANHITTVPDDSFEGLQQLRHLWLDDNHLTEVPVGSLRHQANLQALTLALNRILYIPNNGFANLTSLVVLHLHNNRIKEIGDNSFNGLVNLETLDLNFNNLMVFPKAIEALPKLKELGFHSNDIASIPEGAFHNNPLLRTIHLYDNPLSFVGASAFQNLSDLHSLMLRGASMMQDFPILTWTNNLESLTLSGTKLSSLPADLCEDLKLLRTLDLSYNEIKQLPSLQGCVQLQEISFQHNHIQQIDRDTFQGLTALRLLDLSRNEIRVIHKDAFLTLNALTNLDLSMNSLAGIPTSGLSAVSQLKLSGNPQMKNTLTAKNLPKLRSISVPYAYQCCAFVGCDSLKSSSEEADMKKSTGGEDGERISMIMHCSPSPGAFKPCEHLLGNWMIRLTVWFICLVSLVFNSLVLVVTLSPIQRAAGHSHDLTPSLSPARLLMGLLALANLLTGLYVGVLTVLDAATWGSFAEFGVWWEMGPGCQITGALAVFSSEWSVLLLSLAAVERSVAVRMILGKAMMLPRRNGSNHRRYFRRNRRFSLAAALLGLLAAAGACLPLLTVTEQSSSPLCLPFAGGESPALSVTVILVLLNALAYLFTAAVYTQLYCHLGRVELADPEQTGALRHVAWLIFTNCIFFCPVAAFSFAPLLTGSTAGGPEIAKSVTLIFFPLPACLNPVLYVFFSPAFREDWLRLRGLGGLTREVKAGAESHCDDSGGGSELTDRGSSTHLGFDCGVYSQLCGEMVVCEQCEAALHARTCSSPSSTVCRHLVKSHSCPTLLAGAAVCQRSEGFWADSGTPSAQSEYADEGDSFVSDSSDQVQACGRACFCQSRGLPLVHYPYNIPRVKD